gtggattgttgtctttaagcttgtaccgtactacaaactctacttaaactagttgaatgcccgtgcgttgctacgattCACCGCTTTTCTTCTTCTCCATTAGTGTAGTCATCTCACCCGAATTGTATTGCCACGCATACGACAATAATATAAAAACAACATCGATCAAAATTTTCATTACATGTGTACTTTCTACTAACATAATCTCCTTCCCCTTCCCACCCACCCATGGACCGTGATATTGATAAATTGTGATTGTCCAGTATTCCTAGCCGTAAATTTTAAATCTAGCCTAGTATTTCATCTTTTCTAAATGAAGATGAAATGTGATATCAATCGTCAAGAGACCATTCGCTATGCCCTCTCTAGCTGGTGCGTTCCTCGCCTTTGGTGTCCTAATCGTCTTCTGCATTTGGCGTGTTGCTCGCCTCTGGTGTCCTCATCGCCCTTTGCATCTGGCGTGTGCTGGCCTCTGGTATCCTGTTCACCCTAATGCTTATTCATTAGGCTCATCAGTGCTATGCAAGATCCCTCAAAATAAATATGATCATGTATGTTTGACATGAAACTTGGTTTTTTTTATGAAATCTTCTATctaatatatatacatatatatctaattATGCAGCAACATGTAGTCATCATTTTAATGGACCATTAAACTGGCAATTGATTCAATGATTATACCAGTAAAAACAACATTTTATTAGAAAAAAGGTTACGACCAACCAAATCTCTACTACAATTTTTCATCTTGATTGAGTCGTACAATTTTTTAGTGATGCTACAGATGGAAGAATAGATGAGTAACCAACAAACAAAAGATATCAAAATAGCTAAAAACGGAAATAGCATTACGCCTTTTGAGGAATCTACCCCAAAAAAAACACTCCTAGCAACTTCCTTGCATCAACTCTCTTAGCTCAACCAGATTTGTGCAAGAACAATCAATGTAGAAAAAGATGGGTCATAACAGACAACAAAGATACCATATTGAGGGTATTATCTAACAAGCCAAACAGAGGCCTCTAACGACCTGTAAAAAACACGTTAAAAGGTTTCTAAAAAAAACACGTTAAAGGATGAAATCTAATTGGTGCCACAAGGGGACACTTCAAAAAACATCTCATGGCTTATTCTCTTTTGGTGCCACATTAGCAAACAATACTGCTTACCGCGGCCAAGAAATAAGGAGAACACGGTGTAACACATGAGATGATAAAATAAGTAGTCAACCAATTGAAGGACAGATAGAATGACTGAACCCAGCAAGAACATAATTAGTTAAGATCCAACTTGGATAGCTCGTAGCACTGTAGAGTAAGAAAAATCATCATCTAGTAAATTATGTCATACAAAAGCACACTTAATACCGGACTATGGCTATGCGGTTCATCGAACGAGACTGGATTCAATTAATTCAATCATTATCTCCCTCTACATAATTTCTTGGTTTTAAAGATGGATAAGTATCATGAAAATGCATATAATGTCAGAACCTCTATTTATCGACTGTCTATATAATGAAAACGGAGAAattaggatatatttgttgaatgGAACATAAAATagcaaaataattttaaaagcatGGAAAGATGCAAACCTTCATAAGTCGACCAGTTATAGAGATTTTTATTGCTGGAATCTTCATGAGCCTATCCACACACGTGACACACTTGTTCTATCGCTGTTTAATTAGCTTGGAAAAATAGAAAGAGCCTCTTAATTAGATCCATGTCCAGGTTTTATTCCCTTTCTTAGAAGGATACGGTATGTCAAATGATTTTGACTCAGTGAATTCATCATCATCGTCCAAATTAGAATCAGACACATTTCAATATCACCCTTGCTAAAAGCTGAACGCTCATGTTCTTATCGATCAGCCGAGCTCATGTGAGGCTGTGAAATATAAAATGTTGTGCATAAGCATGTTATATCCGTTTATATAAAAATGGATATAACTTCGGAACCTTGCCCTTTAATTCGTAGTACTGAATACAAGCAAACACGATTCTACATAGACTGAATCTTTTCCTGATAGCCCTCAATGTTATCGTCAGTTATTCCCTAAAGTAGATTGAGAAAACAAAACAATGTTAGAAGCAATTAAAAGTTTGTTTGAAACAAAATCCAGCAAATAAACAAGAGCATTAAACCTGATCACGTCCTATGCCTTCCCATCTCTTCCTCGGAGCAGTCAAAAAGTAGCACAAACTCAAGATGCTTTTATCTTCAGCAATGTGAAAAGCTATATTACCCCAATTTGCAAAAGGTGCTGGACTTGTAATGTTCCTGTTATATCATGAATGCAATATGATTAAAAAAAAAGCTGGCAAGCGAAACAAATGCTCCAAGCACCATCTGTGCCTTTTCTTTCTACTCGCATTACCTTTCTTTCTACTCATTATGCCAACTCTAAGCTAAAAAACTGTCACTGTAGAAACATGGATCAAGTAGAGAGTTATTTTGTATCCTTGATCCTTCCTAGCACTACGAGACGGGAGATGAAGGAGAAAAATAGAGGGCTTCGAGTAAGAGGGAAAAATAGAGAGGTGGTTGCTCGCACGACAGAGGCGGCATGTTGTTCCTGGCGGCAGCTGGTCTTTTTCATCCACCCGCTTTGCTCTGAATTCGCGTCTCACGGCCAGGTGCCTGCAATCACCGCCTGATCTTGGCAGCACAGTGATCTGATGGTAGCGTTGAGCGGTGCGGTCGTAGCCGAACGAATCGAGCCATGAGGAGTAGTCGGTGTACCTAGACAGGGATGTTGGCGTGCACCTTCCGGTACACGTCTGCCTCCGAGAACGTGCTGACCACCATGTCTGCCTTCGAAAACGCGCCCTCCAGGCTCCAGCACACATGACTTCTACATGTTGTTCACCTCGTCGCGTATCTCCGCGTTGTCCACCACCTGCTACAATTTCTCCTCCTCGCCGGCCGGTAGAGGCGTGATGGCCTCGACACTGGATATGATTCTGCCGCCTTGTATCCGTCCTTGTCATCATCGTGGAGTGTGGCG
This Lolium perenne isolate Kyuss_39 chromosome 1, Kyuss_2.0, whole genome shotgun sequence DNA region includes the following protein-coding sequences:
- the LOC127346036 gene encoding uncharacterized protein; the encoded protein is MVHLIYALALDSQCSEMRLGRGRTGASTRGSTWRTATSWPSSRSRSRTSRRRVSTSWNITSPAPFANWGNIAFHIAEDKSILSLCYFLTAPRKRWEGIGRDQGITDDNIEGYQEKIQSM